A genomic region of Vanessa tameamea isolate UH-Manoa-2023 chromosome 11, ilVanTame1 primary haplotype, whole genome shotgun sequence contains the following coding sequences:
- the LOC113402490 gene encoding protein Son isoform X7 encodes MATLIDKIEMLIKREKTTPERKKDDTTKSSSEILSELFSAFNADPPKIDEIPHKKSKKSKKKHKKEKKKRSRSVSSGSESEKSEYSHKRKKRKKAKSKKRKEVRSPSNCRSGTPEIIKPKTELLKTKIKKESIQFKPESKIKKEIKINKVPEKKVPVKTVDSNNTNSSLNIDASMIPMPESPKEIKLESNDLRIQLDKKIDTTTESDKAKGKIQIKNLKFSAVFEETVKKAEEEARKKAEKVEEGEYTDSSSSSERDEESNSQFPKSSDPGGILKQQAAEEVKVPDKVSTEDKSSIKQKQTESTNKPSKKERSRSRKRSRSKSRRSRSHSTSRRRRRRSRSKSKRRSRSRHRSRSKRRSKSRSRHRSSSKSRHRSSSKSRHRSSSKSRHRSRHHSPRHRGRRSRSPTGVKLADSEKKRLLEVARRNAINMLKNGAVPAGAAVLPPHTRNQVMAAIQSGGKSVDELTDFCKHLSKKEALGELSSVSSNDDNMSENEDTIAFHHPFLVKEKAPIVMNIRGGAPLPAKSSILPIANKEELRLQFPVSSGTQHREKASEWVPVSPKKDMQVAKLNAKSPTRSTTPPEPLSICSAPLALPASPSTSPSYLKSFTTGSQLSSVPALPAPGPQAYPPGVDSPTIDVESIVSQKLLMIRKEQEQNELDNTQGFGWTKESRPGQFTGSTGAHILTPRELASGTQAWAKKLLKDKETRALR; translated from the exons ATGGCtactttaattgataaaatagaaatgttaattaaaagagAAAAGACTACACCAGAACGAAAGAAAGATGACACCACAAAGTCCTCGAGTGAGATACTTTCCGAACTTTTTAGTGCCTTTAATGCCGACCCACCGAAAATTGACGAAATTCCTCATAAGAAatctaaaaaaagtaaaaagaagcataaaaaggaaaaaaagaaGCGTAGTCGTAGTGTAAGTTCGGGTAGTGAATCGGAAAAGAGTGAATATTCTCacaaaagaaagaaaagaaaaaaagctAAATCAAAGAAACGAAAGGAAGTGCGATCTCCTTCAAACTGCCGTTCAGGAACACCCGaaataataaaacctaaaaCAGAACTACTCAAAACAAAGATCAAAAAAGAATCTATCCAATTCAAACCtgaatctaaaattaaaaaggaaatcaaaatcaataaagtaCCGGAAAAGAAGGTACCTGTTAAGACTGTAGATTCCAACAATACAAATTCCTCTTTGAATATAGATGCAAGCATGATACCAATGCCAGAATCTCCAAAGGAAATAAAACTTGAATCTAATGATCTCCGAATACAGCTGGACAAAAAGATTGATACCACGACAGAAAGTGACAAGGCAAAaggaaaaattcaaataaaaaacttaaaatttagtGCAGTGTTTGAAGAAACAGTTAAAAAAGCAGAAGAAGAAGCTAGAAAGAAAGCTGAAAAGGTTGAAGAGGGTGAATATACTGATTCATCAAGTAGTTCAGAAAGAGACGAGGAGTCTAATTCACAATTCCCCAAGTCTTCAGATCCTGGTGGTATATTAAAACAGCAAGCTGCTGAGGAAGTCAAagt TCCTGACAAGGTGAGCACTGAAGATAAGTCTTCCATTAAACAAAAGCAAACAGAAAGTACGAAcaaaccttcaaaaaaagaaagGAGTCGATCCAGAAAGAG ATCCCGCAGCAAGTCCAGGCGTTCCAGATCTCACTCGACATCACGGCGTAGACGCCGTAGATCACGGTCAAAGTCAAAGCGTAGAAGTCGCTCCAGGCACAGATCTAGATCAAAACGGAGATCTAAATCCAGATCGCGGCACAGATCTTCCTCAAAATCGCGCCATAGATCGTCGTCGAAATCACGACACAGATCTTCCTCGAAATCTCGACATAGGTCTAGACATCATTCACCGAGACATAGGGGTCGGAGATCTAG ATCACCAACAGGTGTAAAATTAGCTGATAGTGAAAAGAAACGTCTTCTTGAAGTTGCAAGACGAAATGCAATCAACATGCTTAAAAATGGAGCTGTACCAGCTGGAGCAGCTGTTTTGCCTCCACACACAAGAAATCAAGTCATGGCTGCCATACAATCTGGAG GTAAATCTGTGGATGAACTGACAGACTTCTGCAAGCATCTATCAAAAAAAGAAGCACTCGGTGAACTGTCATCCGTCTCCTCTAATGATGATAACATGAGTGAGAATGAAGATACCATAGCATTTCATCATCCCTTCTTAGTCAAAGAAAAGGCTCCTATTGTTATGAATATAAGA GGTGGGGCCCCTCTGCCAGCAAAATCCTCTATACTGCCAATAGCCAATAAAGAAGAACTTCGACTTCAGTTTCCTGTGTCTTCTGGTACACAGCATAGAGAAAAAGCATCAGAATGGGTTCCCGTTTCACCTAAAAAAGACATG CAAGTCGCAAAGCTGAATGCTAAATCACCAACAAGATCCACCACACCTCCAGAACCATTGAG tatatgtTCTGCCCCATTGGCGCTTCCTGCGTCGCCGTCGACTTCTCCTTCATATTTGAAGAGTTTTACAACAGGGAGCC AGCTATCTTCTGTTCCTGCTTTACCAGCTCCCGGTCCTCAGGCATATCCCCCTGGTGTAGATTCTCCAACCATC GACGTGGAGTCAATCGTTTCCCAGAAGTTACTAATGATTCGTAAAGAACAAGAACAAAATGAACTAGATAATACACAAGGt TTCGGCTGGACGAAGGAGAGTCGCCCGGGCCAGTTCACGGGCTCCACGGGCGCGCACATCCTCACGCCGCGCGAGCTCGCCAGCGGCACGCAGGCCTGGGCCAAGAAG CTTTTAAAAGATAAGGAGACGCGAGCACTTCGATAG
- the LOC113402490 gene encoding protein Son isoform X2 — protein sequence MATLIDKIEMLIKREKTTPERKKDDTTKSSSEILSELFSAFNADPPKIDEIPHKKSKKSKKKHKKEKKKRSRSVSSGSESEKSEYSHKRKKRKKAKSKKRKEVRSPSNCRSGTPEIIKPKTELLKTKIKKESIQFKPESKIKKEIKINKVPEKKVPVKTVDSNNTNSSLNIDASMIPMPESPKEIKLESNDLRIQLDKKIDTTTESDKAKGKIQIKNLKFSAVFEETVKKAEEEARKKAEKVEEGEYTDSSSSSERDEESNSQFPKSSDPGGILKQQAAEEVKVPDKVSTEDKSSIKQKQTESTNKPSKKERSRSRKRSRSKSRRSRSHSTSRRRRRRSRSKSKRRSRSRHRSRSKRRSKSRSRHRSSSKSRHRSSSKSRHRSSSKSRHRSRHHSPRHRGRRSRSPTGVKLADSEKKRLLEVARRNAINMLKNGAVPAGAAVLPPHTRNQVMAAIQSGGKSVDELTDFCKHLSKKEALGELSSVSSNDDNMSENEDTIAFHHPFLVKEKAPIVMNIRGGAPLPAKSSILPIANKEELRLQFPVSSGTQHREKASEWVPVSPKKDMQVAKLNAKSPTRSTTPPEPLSICSAPLALPASPSTSPSYLKSFTTGSQLSSVPALPAPGPQAYPPGVDSPTIDVESIVSQKLLMIRKEQEQNELDNTQGFGWTKESRPGQFTGSTGAHILTPRELASGTQAWAKKDQLVRAAPVEGGMGMQLLQKMGWTPGQGLGKEGTGTLQPLLLEVKLDTRGLTSKEEVSSRHGKSMKPQRLGRRGSAPLVAGGKHPVSLLGEYCSKQKLGPPEYNLCFECGPDHKKNFLFKVKVAGVEYQPAVASANKKQAKADAAQLALQKLGIVT from the exons ATGGCtactttaattgataaaatagaaatgttaattaaaagagAAAAGACTACACCAGAACGAAAGAAAGATGACACCACAAAGTCCTCGAGTGAGATACTTTCCGAACTTTTTAGTGCCTTTAATGCCGACCCACCGAAAATTGACGAAATTCCTCATAAGAAatctaaaaaaagtaaaaagaagcataaaaaggaaaaaaagaaGCGTAGTCGTAGTGTAAGTTCGGGTAGTGAATCGGAAAAGAGTGAATATTCTCacaaaagaaagaaaagaaaaaaagctAAATCAAAGAAACGAAAGGAAGTGCGATCTCCTTCAAACTGCCGTTCAGGAACACCCGaaataataaaacctaaaaCAGAACTACTCAAAACAAAGATCAAAAAAGAATCTATCCAATTCAAACCtgaatctaaaattaaaaaggaaatcaaaatcaataaagtaCCGGAAAAGAAGGTACCTGTTAAGACTGTAGATTCCAACAATACAAATTCCTCTTTGAATATAGATGCAAGCATGATACCAATGCCAGAATCTCCAAAGGAAATAAAACTTGAATCTAATGATCTCCGAATACAGCTGGACAAAAAGATTGATACCACGACAGAAAGTGACAAGGCAAAaggaaaaattcaaataaaaaacttaaaatttagtGCAGTGTTTGAAGAAACAGTTAAAAAAGCAGAAGAAGAAGCTAGAAAGAAAGCTGAAAAGGTTGAAGAGGGTGAATATACTGATTCATCAAGTAGTTCAGAAAGAGACGAGGAGTCTAATTCACAATTCCCCAAGTCTTCAGATCCTGGTGGTATATTAAAACAGCAAGCTGCTGAGGAAGTCAAagt TCCTGACAAGGTGAGCACTGAAGATAAGTCTTCCATTAAACAAAAGCAAACAGAAAGTACGAAcaaaccttcaaaaaaagaaagGAGTCGATCCAGAAAGAG ATCCCGCAGCAAGTCCAGGCGTTCCAGATCTCACTCGACATCACGGCGTAGACGCCGTAGATCACGGTCAAAGTCAAAGCGTAGAAGTCGCTCCAGGCACAGATCTAGATCAAAACGGAGATCTAAATCCAGATCGCGGCACAGATCTTCCTCAAAATCGCGCCATAGATCGTCGTCGAAATCACGACACAGATCTTCCTCGAAATCTCGACATAGGTCTAGACATCATTCACCGAGACATAGGGGTCGGAGATCTAG ATCACCAACAGGTGTAAAATTAGCTGATAGTGAAAAGAAACGTCTTCTTGAAGTTGCAAGACGAAATGCAATCAACATGCTTAAAAATGGAGCTGTACCAGCTGGAGCAGCTGTTTTGCCTCCACACACAAGAAATCAAGTCATGGCTGCCATACAATCTGGAG GTAAATCTGTGGATGAACTGACAGACTTCTGCAAGCATCTATCAAAAAAAGAAGCACTCGGTGAACTGTCATCCGTCTCCTCTAATGATGATAACATGAGTGAGAATGAAGATACCATAGCATTTCATCATCCCTTCTTAGTCAAAGAAAAGGCTCCTATTGTTATGAATATAAGA GGTGGGGCCCCTCTGCCAGCAAAATCCTCTATACTGCCAATAGCCAATAAAGAAGAACTTCGACTTCAGTTTCCTGTGTCTTCTGGTACACAGCATAGAGAAAAAGCATCAGAATGGGTTCCCGTTTCACCTAAAAAAGACATG CAAGTCGCAAAGCTGAATGCTAAATCACCAACAAGATCCACCACACCTCCAGAACCATTGAG tatatgtTCTGCCCCATTGGCGCTTCCTGCGTCGCCGTCGACTTCTCCTTCATATTTGAAGAGTTTTACAACAGGGAGCC AGCTATCTTCTGTTCCTGCTTTACCAGCTCCCGGTCCTCAGGCATATCCCCCTGGTGTAGATTCTCCAACCATC GACGTGGAGTCAATCGTTTCCCAGAAGTTACTAATGATTCGTAAAGAACAAGAACAAAATGAACTAGATAATACACAAGGt TTCGGCTGGACGAAGGAGAGTCGCCCGGGCCAGTTCACGGGCTCCACGGGCGCGCACATCCTCACGCCGCGCGAGCTCGCCAGCGGCACGCAGGCCTGGGCCAAGAAG GATCAACTAGTTCGTGCTGCGCCTGTTGAAGGCGGTATGGGGATGCAACTTCTTCAGAAGATGGGTTGGACACCCGGACAAGGTTTGGGCAAAGAAGGAACAGGAACATTACAACCTCTTCTTTTAGAAGTTAAGTTGGACACAAGAGGCTTAACATCCAAAGAAGAGGTCAGTAGCAGACATGGAAAAAGT atGAAACCCCAACGGTTAGGTCGCAGAGGCTCTGCTCCATTAGTGGCTGGTGGAAAACATCCTGTATCTTTACTCGGAGAATATTGCTCAAAACAGAAACTCGGGCCACCTGAATATAACTTATGTTTTGAGTGTGGTCctgatcataaaaaaaactttctattCAAG GTGAAGGTTGCAGGTGTTGAATATCAGCCTGCAGTGGCTAGTGCAAACAAGAAGCAAGCAAAAGCTGATGCAGCACAACTTGCCCTACAAAAATTAGGCATTGTAACCTAG
- the LOC113402490 gene encoding protein Son isoform X3 — translation MATLIDKIEMLIKREKTTPERKKDDTTKSSSEILSELFSAFNADPPKIDEIPHKKSKKSKKKHKKEKKKRSRSVSSGSESEKSEYSHKRKKRKKAKSKKRKEVRSPSNCRSGTPEIIKPKTELLKTKIKKESIQFKPESKIKKEIKINKVPEKKVPVKTVDSNNTNSSLNIDASMIPMPESPKEIKLESNDLRIQLDKKIDTTTESDKAKGKIQIKNLKFSAVFEETVKKAEEEARKKAEKVEEGEYTDSSSSSERDEESNSQFPKSSDPGGILKQQAAEEVKVPDKVSTEDKSSIKQKQTESTNKPSKKERSRSRKRSRSKSRRSRSHSTSRRRRRRSRSKSKRRSRSRHRSRSKRRSKSRSRHRSSSKSRHRSSSKSRHRSSSKSRHRSRHHSPRHRGRRSRSPTGVKLADSEKKRLLEVARRNAINMLKNGAVPAGAAVLPPHTRNQVMAAIQSGGKSVDELTDFCKHLSKKEALGELSSVSSNDDNMSENEDTIAFHHPFLVKEKAPIVMNIRGGAPLPAKSSILPIANKEELRLQFPVSSGTQHREKASEWVPVSPKKDMQVAKLNAKSPTRSTTPPEPLSICSAPLALPASPSTSPSYLKSFTTGSQLSSVPALPAPGPQAYPPGVDSPTIDVESIVSQKLLMIRKEQEQNELDNTQGVISLPQFGWTKESRPGQFTGSTGAHILTPRELASGTQAWAKKLGSPFGIRVIYSMVRRPQSEIIILCIILSDFINIL, via the exons ATGGCtactttaattgataaaatagaaatgttaattaaaagagAAAAGACTACACCAGAACGAAAGAAAGATGACACCACAAAGTCCTCGAGTGAGATACTTTCCGAACTTTTTAGTGCCTTTAATGCCGACCCACCGAAAATTGACGAAATTCCTCATAAGAAatctaaaaaaagtaaaaagaagcataaaaaggaaaaaaagaaGCGTAGTCGTAGTGTAAGTTCGGGTAGTGAATCGGAAAAGAGTGAATATTCTCacaaaagaaagaaaagaaaaaaagctAAATCAAAGAAACGAAAGGAAGTGCGATCTCCTTCAAACTGCCGTTCAGGAACACCCGaaataataaaacctaaaaCAGAACTACTCAAAACAAAGATCAAAAAAGAATCTATCCAATTCAAACCtgaatctaaaattaaaaaggaaatcaaaatcaataaagtaCCGGAAAAGAAGGTACCTGTTAAGACTGTAGATTCCAACAATACAAATTCCTCTTTGAATATAGATGCAAGCATGATACCAATGCCAGAATCTCCAAAGGAAATAAAACTTGAATCTAATGATCTCCGAATACAGCTGGACAAAAAGATTGATACCACGACAGAAAGTGACAAGGCAAAaggaaaaattcaaataaaaaacttaaaatttagtGCAGTGTTTGAAGAAACAGTTAAAAAAGCAGAAGAAGAAGCTAGAAAGAAAGCTGAAAAGGTTGAAGAGGGTGAATATACTGATTCATCAAGTAGTTCAGAAAGAGACGAGGAGTCTAATTCACAATTCCCCAAGTCTTCAGATCCTGGTGGTATATTAAAACAGCAAGCTGCTGAGGAAGTCAAagt TCCTGACAAGGTGAGCACTGAAGATAAGTCTTCCATTAAACAAAAGCAAACAGAAAGTACGAAcaaaccttcaaaaaaagaaagGAGTCGATCCAGAAAGAG ATCCCGCAGCAAGTCCAGGCGTTCCAGATCTCACTCGACATCACGGCGTAGACGCCGTAGATCACGGTCAAAGTCAAAGCGTAGAAGTCGCTCCAGGCACAGATCTAGATCAAAACGGAGATCTAAATCCAGATCGCGGCACAGATCTTCCTCAAAATCGCGCCATAGATCGTCGTCGAAATCACGACACAGATCTTCCTCGAAATCTCGACATAGGTCTAGACATCATTCACCGAGACATAGGGGTCGGAGATCTAG ATCACCAACAGGTGTAAAATTAGCTGATAGTGAAAAGAAACGTCTTCTTGAAGTTGCAAGACGAAATGCAATCAACATGCTTAAAAATGGAGCTGTACCAGCTGGAGCAGCTGTTTTGCCTCCACACACAAGAAATCAAGTCATGGCTGCCATACAATCTGGAG GTAAATCTGTGGATGAACTGACAGACTTCTGCAAGCATCTATCAAAAAAAGAAGCACTCGGTGAACTGTCATCCGTCTCCTCTAATGATGATAACATGAGTGAGAATGAAGATACCATAGCATTTCATCATCCCTTCTTAGTCAAAGAAAAGGCTCCTATTGTTATGAATATAAGA GGTGGGGCCCCTCTGCCAGCAAAATCCTCTATACTGCCAATAGCCAATAAAGAAGAACTTCGACTTCAGTTTCCTGTGTCTTCTGGTACACAGCATAGAGAAAAAGCATCAGAATGGGTTCCCGTTTCACCTAAAAAAGACATG CAAGTCGCAAAGCTGAATGCTAAATCACCAACAAGATCCACCACACCTCCAGAACCATTGAG tatatgtTCTGCCCCATTGGCGCTTCCTGCGTCGCCGTCGACTTCTCCTTCATATTTGAAGAGTTTTACAACAGGGAGCC AGCTATCTTCTGTTCCTGCTTTACCAGCTCCCGGTCCTCAGGCATATCCCCCTGGTGTAGATTCTCCAACCATC GACGTGGAGTCAATCGTTTCCCAGAAGTTACTAATGATTCGTAAAGAACAAGAACAAAATGAACTAGATAATACACAAGGt GTAATATCGCTCCCGCAGTTCGGCTGGACGAAGGAGAGTCGCCCGGGCCAGTTCACGGGCTCCACGGGCGCGCACATCCTCACGCCGCGCGAGCTCGCCAGCGGCACGCAGGCCTGGGCCAAGAAG CTCGGATCGCCGTTCGGGATACGGGTTATCTACTCAATGGTCCGGCGGCCTCAGTCAGAAattataatactatgtattattctttctgactttataaatattttgtga
- the LOC113402490 gene encoding protein Son isoform X1 — translation MATLIDKIEMLIKREKTTPERKKDDTTKSSSEILSELFSAFNADPPKIDEIPHKKSKKSKKKHKKEKKKRSRSVSSGSESEKSEYSHKRKKRKKAKSKKRKEVRSPSNCRSGTPEIIKPKTELLKTKIKKESIQFKPESKIKKEIKINKVPEKKVPVKTVDSNNTNSSLNIDASMIPMPESPKEIKLESNDLRIQLDKKIDTTTESDKAKGKIQIKNLKFSAVFEETVKKAEEEARKKAEKVEEGEYTDSSSSSERDEESNSQFPKSSDPGGILKQQAAEEVKVPDKVSTEDKSSIKQKQTESTNKPSKKERSRSRKRSRSKSRRSRSHSTSRRRRRRSRSKSKRRSRSRHRSRSKRRSKSRSRHRSSSKSRHRSSSKSRHRSSSKSRHRSRHHSPRHRGRRSRSPTGVKLADSEKKRLLEVARRNAINMLKNGAVPAGAAVLPPHTRNQVMAAIQSGGKSVDELTDFCKHLSKKEALGELSSVSSNDDNMSENEDTIAFHHPFLVKEKAPIVMNIRGGAPLPAKSSILPIANKEELRLQFPVSSGTQHREKASEWVPVSPKKDMQVAKLNAKSPTRSTTPPEPLSICSAPLALPASPSTSPSYLKSFTTGSQLSSVPALPAPGPQAYPPGVDSPTIDVESIVSQKLLMIRKEQEQNELDNTQGVISLPQFGWTKESRPGQFTGSTGAHILTPRELASGTQAWAKKDQLVRAAPVEGGMGMQLLQKMGWTPGQGLGKEGTGTLQPLLLEVKLDTRGLTSKEEVSSRHGKSMKPQRLGRRGSAPLVAGGKHPVSLLGEYCSKQKLGPPEYNLCFECGPDHKKNFLFKVKVAGVEYQPAVASANKKQAKADAAQLALQKLGIVT, via the exons ATGGCtactttaattgataaaatagaaatgttaattaaaagagAAAAGACTACACCAGAACGAAAGAAAGATGACACCACAAAGTCCTCGAGTGAGATACTTTCCGAACTTTTTAGTGCCTTTAATGCCGACCCACCGAAAATTGACGAAATTCCTCATAAGAAatctaaaaaaagtaaaaagaagcataaaaaggaaaaaaagaaGCGTAGTCGTAGTGTAAGTTCGGGTAGTGAATCGGAAAAGAGTGAATATTCTCacaaaagaaagaaaagaaaaaaagctAAATCAAAGAAACGAAAGGAAGTGCGATCTCCTTCAAACTGCCGTTCAGGAACACCCGaaataataaaacctaaaaCAGAACTACTCAAAACAAAGATCAAAAAAGAATCTATCCAATTCAAACCtgaatctaaaattaaaaaggaaatcaaaatcaataaagtaCCGGAAAAGAAGGTACCTGTTAAGACTGTAGATTCCAACAATACAAATTCCTCTTTGAATATAGATGCAAGCATGATACCAATGCCAGAATCTCCAAAGGAAATAAAACTTGAATCTAATGATCTCCGAATACAGCTGGACAAAAAGATTGATACCACGACAGAAAGTGACAAGGCAAAaggaaaaattcaaataaaaaacttaaaatttagtGCAGTGTTTGAAGAAACAGTTAAAAAAGCAGAAGAAGAAGCTAGAAAGAAAGCTGAAAAGGTTGAAGAGGGTGAATATACTGATTCATCAAGTAGTTCAGAAAGAGACGAGGAGTCTAATTCACAATTCCCCAAGTCTTCAGATCCTGGTGGTATATTAAAACAGCAAGCTGCTGAGGAAGTCAAagt TCCTGACAAGGTGAGCACTGAAGATAAGTCTTCCATTAAACAAAAGCAAACAGAAAGTACGAAcaaaccttcaaaaaaagaaagGAGTCGATCCAGAAAGAG ATCCCGCAGCAAGTCCAGGCGTTCCAGATCTCACTCGACATCACGGCGTAGACGCCGTAGATCACGGTCAAAGTCAAAGCGTAGAAGTCGCTCCAGGCACAGATCTAGATCAAAACGGAGATCTAAATCCAGATCGCGGCACAGATCTTCCTCAAAATCGCGCCATAGATCGTCGTCGAAATCACGACACAGATCTTCCTCGAAATCTCGACATAGGTCTAGACATCATTCACCGAGACATAGGGGTCGGAGATCTAG ATCACCAACAGGTGTAAAATTAGCTGATAGTGAAAAGAAACGTCTTCTTGAAGTTGCAAGACGAAATGCAATCAACATGCTTAAAAATGGAGCTGTACCAGCTGGAGCAGCTGTTTTGCCTCCACACACAAGAAATCAAGTCATGGCTGCCATACAATCTGGAG GTAAATCTGTGGATGAACTGACAGACTTCTGCAAGCATCTATCAAAAAAAGAAGCACTCGGTGAACTGTCATCCGTCTCCTCTAATGATGATAACATGAGTGAGAATGAAGATACCATAGCATTTCATCATCCCTTCTTAGTCAAAGAAAAGGCTCCTATTGTTATGAATATAAGA GGTGGGGCCCCTCTGCCAGCAAAATCCTCTATACTGCCAATAGCCAATAAAGAAGAACTTCGACTTCAGTTTCCTGTGTCTTCTGGTACACAGCATAGAGAAAAAGCATCAGAATGGGTTCCCGTTTCACCTAAAAAAGACATG CAAGTCGCAAAGCTGAATGCTAAATCACCAACAAGATCCACCACACCTCCAGAACCATTGAG tatatgtTCTGCCCCATTGGCGCTTCCTGCGTCGCCGTCGACTTCTCCTTCATATTTGAAGAGTTTTACAACAGGGAGCC AGCTATCTTCTGTTCCTGCTTTACCAGCTCCCGGTCCTCAGGCATATCCCCCTGGTGTAGATTCTCCAACCATC GACGTGGAGTCAATCGTTTCCCAGAAGTTACTAATGATTCGTAAAGAACAAGAACAAAATGAACTAGATAATACACAAGGt GTAATATCGCTCCCGCAGTTCGGCTGGACGAAGGAGAGTCGCCCGGGCCAGTTCACGGGCTCCACGGGCGCGCACATCCTCACGCCGCGCGAGCTCGCCAGCGGCACGCAGGCCTGGGCCAAGAAG GATCAACTAGTTCGTGCTGCGCCTGTTGAAGGCGGTATGGGGATGCAACTTCTTCAGAAGATGGGTTGGACACCCGGACAAGGTTTGGGCAAAGAAGGAACAGGAACATTACAACCTCTTCTTTTAGAAGTTAAGTTGGACACAAGAGGCTTAACATCCAAAGAAGAGGTCAGTAGCAGACATGGAAAAAGT atGAAACCCCAACGGTTAGGTCGCAGAGGCTCTGCTCCATTAGTGGCTGGTGGAAAACATCCTGTATCTTTACTCGGAGAATATTGCTCAAAACAGAAACTCGGGCCACCTGAATATAACTTATGTTTTGAGTGTGGTCctgatcataaaaaaaactttctattCAAG GTGAAGGTTGCAGGTGTTGAATATCAGCCTGCAGTGGCTAGTGCAAACAAGAAGCAAGCAAAAGCTGATGCAGCACAACTTGCCCTACAAAAATTAGGCATTGTAACCTAG